The genomic DNA ATAATACCCTTTTCTTGTTTCATAGATCATGCAGTTACAGGATTAATGGATCCTGCTCATTCTCCCTATGTACACAGGGTTTGGTGGTGGAGAACCGGAGAATTACACGAAGAAGTCAAACAATTTGATCCTTCATATTTAGGGTTTACAGTGAGGAAACATAAAATATCAAGTAATGATGAAAATATGAGTCGTCTATATTGGTTAGTCGGTGGTGGTATTCCCGAAGTAGAAATATCCTTTCGTTTACCAGGAGTAAGAATAGAAGAAATTGAATTTGGTAAACATCGAGTTACTAACTTAACCGCAGTCACACCAATTTCGGAAACCGAAACAGAAGTCAACTTTGTTCTCTATGGAATGCCGAATTGGATTAAAATATTTAAACCATTAATTCATATTCTCGCCAGACAATTTTTAGGACAAGATCGAGCAGTAGTAGAAAAACAACAAATAGGACTTAAATACAATCCTATTTTACGACTAATCAAAGATTCAGATATGCAAGCACAATGGTATTATCAATTAAAACGGGAATTTGCCAAAGCCACATCAGAAAAAAGAGAATTTATCAACCCTGTCAAAAGTATACTTTTAAAATGGCGTGCATAAAAAACAATCTTAACTCTGTGTACTCTGTGTCTCTGTGGTTCGTTATTCAAGAACTCGTAGGTAATTTATAAAAATCAAAAAACACCCAGTTTTCTGGGTGAAATAATCTATCTTTTCGTAGTAAAAACAGTAGTAAACATCATCACCATCCCACCAACAAGAATTGAAACTCCTAAAATTCCCGTTATCAAATCCAAAGTACCAGTATCTATGTCCATTATTTAATAACTCCAGAACGCACTTATTTCAGAGTAAAGCAATATTTTCATAAATGCAATTCTAGAAATCCTATTTCCTAACTCTGATCAGGAAACCAAATGTCTATTAATATCGTCTACCAAAATGCAGTGACTTCAATAATGTTTAAATAATGTTTATGCGTCGTTTATTTTTGACCGTTGGAACAGGACTAATAATTGCTTTAGGGATGCAATCACAACTAATTGCAAAACCTCCTACTCCAGCTTCACAAGTAAAATCTAATCAATCAAATCTCAAAATTTTGAAAAAGAATACTGTTTTATGGAAGAAAGCAAACATAGCAAACTATCGTTATCAACTAACTAGAAGTTGCTTTTGTATACCATCAGCTAGACAACCAGTATTGATTGAAGTCCGCAATGGGAAAACAGTTTCTGTCACCTCTGTAGAAACCGGTCAACCTGTGGATAGAGAGTTATTCAATCAATATGATAGAGTACCTAAACTTTTTAGTCTAATTCGTGATGGTATTGCGCGTAAAGCAGACAGCCTGAATGTCAATTATGAACCCAAGGCGGGTTATCCAACGCAAATTAGTATTGACTATAGTCAACAGCAAGCAGATGAGGAATTATATCTGAATGTAGATAAGTTTGAAGTGCTGGATTAGTTTCTAAAAATAAAAATAAATCTTAATTAAGGTTTATTTATAATATCCATGTCCCCAATTTATTTGATACTTTATCCTAGAAGTTGGGGATTTTATTAAAAAGCAGAGCAGGAAGTAAAACACGATTTTAAAATAATTACAGGTAATTTATTTTATATGATATCTAGATTAAATACTTAATTGACCACCAGCTACAGAATAACACGTAACACACCATGATCAAAGGTTTGGTGCGTTACGCTGTTTTTATGCTTACTCCTGAATCCAAACAGAAACCGAACCACCTTGACAACGGAACTCAGCCCAGCCCCATTCATTGCTGTAAACTGGTTCTTGAATATGTTCTGTTAAATCGTAAAATTTGGCGTTAGGTTTACCAACTTCCATCCATTTACTACCACCGGGCCCATCACTCATTAATACAGCCATTGCTTGGGGATGTTCTGCATTTCCTAACCTCGTCCAACCGATGATATTCCAATGATCAAAATAATCATATTGAGAACCATAGGCAAAATTTTGACGGGCATAGAGGAACTTGTCAATTAACCAACGATGGGAAGGAAGATAAATATTATATCGGTTGCCATCTCTTCCCCAATCTTCATATTCTGCACCATAATAATCGGCATAAAATACACAGGGATAACCTTCTGCACGCAGCAAAATTAAGGCATAAGCTAGGGGTTTAAACCAAGGTTCAACCGGTGCTTCTAAGGCTTGTAATGGTTGGGAATCGTGATTTTCTACAAAGGTAACAGCATGAGTTGGTCGTTGCTGCATTAATGTTCCATCTAAAATACGTCGCATATCATAATTACCACCTGCTTTACTGGCATAGTGGAAGTTGTAATGTAAGGGAACATCAAATAAAGACATTTTGCCTTGTACAGCATCAAGATACCAATGTAAGGTGTTAATGTCGTTATACCAATATTCTCCTACCATAAATAAATCTTTTTCAACATATCTTTCCATTTGATCTAACCATTGAGGAAAGAACCAAGTAGAAATATGTTTTACAGCATCTATCCGAAAACCATTAACTTCCGTATTTTCAAGATACCATTCACCCCAACGGGTTACTTCTTCTCTAACTTCAGCATTTTGAAAGTCTAAATCACATCCCATTAAATAAGCAAAGTTGCCTTTTTCTAAGGCTACATAATCATCAAAACGTTTACCATCAAATAAATAGATCGTATTTCTTGCTTGGGAATAATCATCATAATCTACAGCGTCAAAGTGCCACCAATGCCATTGAAAATCTGAATGTTTACCTTGACGACCAGGAAATTTAAAATGGGTATAGGCATTAATATCCTGTTGCCAACCAACGGGGTTTAAACGATCATTTTGGGAGTATGGCGTGGCTTTGGCAATTTCTTTTTCATCTCCTCCCATTCTGTGGTTGAGGACTGCATCGGCGTAGACTTGTAAACCGTTTTTTTGTACTTCT from Okeanomitos corallinicola TIOX110 includes the following:
- a CDS encoding aromatic ring-hydroxylating dioxygenase subunit alpha, whose product is MIDKDNLLLRNLWYYALPSHLLKPSKMVAKTILDEPVLLMRNKQGEVSAVHDICPHRAVPLSCGRFNGQEVECCYHGWRFNPQGNCVEIPSLLPEQNTDLSRYDVKSYPIYEIQGNIWIYMSDGNNYDLEEIKKQVPIVKSFTEKQPDLVEIIPFSCFIDHAVTGLMDPAHSPYVHRVWWWRTGELHEEVKQFDPSYLGFTVRKHKISSNDENMSRLYWLVGGGIPEVEISFRLPGVRIEEIEFGKHRVTNLTAVTPISETETEVNFVLYGMPNWIKIFKPLIHILARQFLGQDRAVVEKQQIGLKYNPILRLIKDSDMQAQWYYQLKREFAKATSEKREFINPVKSILLKWRA
- a CDS encoding DUF6174 domain-containing protein, encoding MRRLFLTVGTGLIIALGMQSQLIAKPPTPASQVKSNQSNLKILKKNTVLWKKANIANYRYQLTRSCFCIPSARQPVLIEVRNGKTVSVTSVETGQPVDRELFNQYDRVPKLFSLIRDGIARKADSLNVNYEPKAGYPTQISIDYSQQQADEELYLNVDKFEVLD
- a CDS encoding alpha-amylase; amino-acid sequence: MTQVNGVMMQYFHWYIDPNLILWNDLKNKAQEIAKAGFTALWLPPAYKGMSGGYDVGYGVYDMYDLGEFDQKGSIRTKYGDRQQYLDAIKEVQKNGLQVYADAVLNHRMGGDEKEIAKATPYSQNDRLNPVGWQQDINAYTHFKFPGRQGKHSDFQWHWWHFDAVDYDDYSQARNTIYLFDGKRFDDYVALEKGNFAYLMGCDLDFQNAEVREEVTRWGEWYLENTEVNGFRIDAVKHISTWFFPQWLDQMERYVEKDLFMVGEYWYNDINTLHWYLDAVQGKMSLFDVPLHYNFHYASKAGGNYDMRRILDGTLMQQRPTHAVTFVENHDSQPLQALEAPVEPWFKPLAYALILLRAEGYPCVFYADYYGAEYEDWGRDGNRYNIYLPSHRWLIDKFLYARQNFAYGSQYDYFDHWNIIGWTRLGNAEHPQAMAVLMSDGPGGSKWMEVGKPNAKFYDLTEHIQEPVYSNEWGWAEFRCQGGSVSVWIQE